One genomic window of Actinoplanes lobatus includes the following:
- a CDS encoding phytoene desaturase family protein, giving the protein MTPIPGRADVVIIGAGHNALVSAILLARAGLDVVVLEAAGVLGGATRTEHPFAKVPGLGQSTGSYLLGLMPPELLKTLDVDIPVLRRDPHYFLPSPGPAGSPYLLFGSDGEANRAQLAPRDAAADEALACEIGALRADLAPSWLEEPGSVEEIADRWIRPQLQSTFLDLVRGSVVDYLGRFGFASELLIAMYAVTDGLSGLNAGPDDPGTGHNFLVHNMCRLPGSDGTWLIAEGGMGTVSRVFADAARAAGARLYTDARVTAVTVDGGAASGVVLADGRSVAANVVLGGCDPYQLMGLVPEGVLPVSLTERMAAVKRTGSTLKVNLALRDLPRFSCLPEGAPSPFGSTIHLLPGDASPMTNLRRMWADVQAGVLPDEPTIEWYLHTTIDPSLRDEAGHHSSALFVQSVPFEPAGSSWDQELPGYVDRLLALCDRYAPGTSDLVADVMPLTPPGIEKHFGMTGGHIHHVDNTVAFDRRMPYFTGLDGLYHGSAGAHPAGSVIGAAGHNAARRILRDLAV; this is encoded by the coding sequence ATGACGCCCATTCCCGGCCGCGCCGACGTGGTAATCATCGGAGCCGGTCACAACGCCCTGGTCTCCGCCATACTGCTGGCCCGCGCCGGGCTCGACGTCGTCGTCCTTGAGGCGGCGGGCGTGCTCGGCGGCGCCACGCGTACCGAGCATCCCTTCGCCAAGGTTCCCGGTCTCGGCCAGTCGACCGGCTCCTACCTGCTCGGCCTCATGCCACCGGAGCTGCTGAAGACGCTGGACGTGGACATTCCGGTGCTGCGCCGGGATCCGCACTACTTCCTGCCGTCGCCCGGGCCGGCCGGCTCGCCGTACCTCCTCTTCGGCAGTGACGGCGAGGCCAACCGCGCGCAACTGGCGCCCCGCGACGCCGCCGCCGACGAAGCGCTGGCCTGCGAGATCGGCGCGCTGCGCGCCGATCTCGCGCCCTCCTGGCTGGAGGAGCCGGGGTCCGTCGAGGAGATCGCCGACCGCTGGATCCGGCCGCAGCTCCAGAGCACCTTCCTGGATCTGGTACGCGGATCGGTCGTCGACTACCTGGGTCGTTTCGGGTTCGCCAGTGAGCTGCTGATCGCCATGTACGCGGTGACCGACGGCCTGTCCGGGCTGAACGCCGGGCCGGACGATCCGGGCACCGGGCACAACTTCCTGGTCCACAACATGTGCCGGCTGCCCGGCTCGGACGGGACCTGGTTGATCGCCGAGGGCGGGATGGGCACGGTCTCCCGGGTGTTCGCCGACGCCGCGCGGGCCGCCGGGGCCCGCCTCTACACGGATGCCCGGGTGACGGCGGTGACCGTGGACGGCGGGGCGGCCAGCGGGGTGGTCCTGGCCGATGGGCGGTCGGTCGCGGCGAATGTCGTTCTGGGTGGCTGTGACCCGTACCAATTGATGGGTCTTGTCCCTGAAGGTGTTCTGCCGGTCTCGCTCACCGAGCGGATGGCCGCGGTCAAGCGGACGGGAAGCACGCTCAAGGTCAATCTCGCGCTGCGCGATCTGCCGCGTTTCTCCTGCCTGCCGGAGGGTGCGCCGTCGCCGTTCGGGTCGACCATCCACCTGCTGCCGGGCGACGCCTCACCGATGACGAACCTGCGGCGGATGTGGGCCGATGTGCAGGCCGGGGTGCTGCCGGACGAGCCGACCATCGAGTGGTACCTGCACACCACCATCGACCCGTCGCTGCGCGACGAGGCCGGGCATCACTCGTCCGCGCTCTTCGTGCAGTCGGTGCCCTTCGAGCCTGCCGGATCTTCGTGGGATCAAGAGCTTCCGGGGTACGTGGACCGCCTGCTCGCCCTCTGCGACCGGTACGCGCCGGGGACGTCCGACCTGGTGGCCGATGTGATGCCGCTGACCCCGCCGGGGATCGAGAAGCACTTCGGGATGACCGGCGGGCACATCCACCACGTCGACAACACGGTCGCCTTCGACCGGCGGATGCCCTATTTCACCGGGCTGGACGGGCTGTACCACGGCTCCGCCGGCGCGCACCCGGCCGGCAGCGTGATCGGCGCGGCGGGCCACAACGCGGCCCGCCGCATCCTTCGTGATCTGGCCGTTTAG
- a CDS encoding YcxB family protein, producing the protein MDAATDFSFYVQPTREQLAVSVKQFMRPQLRLARLLGVLLIALDFLFFSLGERTMGLFVALLGVSLIAVVPPLTVRSVVGKMAGVIGRPTQYRVDDQGVRMTSDLTEVFYRWAAVDRLDETPGLLIARTGQSGFFAVPIADLPPETAAEVTAFVRAHVPA; encoded by the coding sequence GTGGATGCCGCCACCGACTTCTCGTTCTACGTACAGCCGACCCGCGAGCAGCTCGCCGTCTCGGTCAAGCAGTTCATGAGGCCGCAGCTGCGGCTCGCCCGGCTGCTCGGGGTGCTGCTGATCGCGCTCGACTTCCTGTTCTTCAGCCTGGGTGAGCGCACCATGGGGCTCTTCGTCGCGCTGCTCGGCGTCAGCCTGATCGCGGTCGTTCCGCCGCTGACCGTCCGGTCGGTGGTCGGCAAGATGGCCGGGGTGATCGGCCGTCCGACCCAGTACCGGGTCGACGACCAGGGCGTCCGGATGACCAGCGACCTGACCGAGGTCTTCTACCGGTGGGCCGCCGTGGACCGGCTGGACGAGACTCCGGGCCTGCTGATCGCGCGGACCGGGCAGAGCGGCTTCTTCGCCGTGCCGATCGCCGACCTGCCGCCGGAGACGGCCGCCGAGGTGACCGCGTTCGTCCGGGCGCACGTCCCGGCCTGA
- the rlmN gene encoding 23S rRNA (adenine(2503)-C(2))-methyltransferase RlmN — MTILPVIPISPDQPDAVSTRRRPSMPPRHLADLDLAGRKSAVASLGEPAFRAKQLSTHYFGRLVRDVSEMTDLPAATRERLTADLLPTLLTPIREQACDDGATRKTLWKLHDGALVESVLMGYPDRVTACVSSQAGCGMACPFCATGQQGLTRNLSVAEIVDQVVYLAGVAASGAVTGSPPRLSRVVFMGMGEPLANYPRVIEAVRRLIAPAPEGLGLSQRHITVSTVGLVPAMRRLIAEQLSVTLALSLHAPDDDLRDELVPVNQRWKVAEVLDAAFDYAAQTGRRVSIEYALIRDVNDQPWRADLLGRLLNGKLAHVNLIPLNPTPGSKWDASPKPVEREFVRRLREAGVATTVRDTRGREIDGACGQLAAGELTHASAGGAAADAEVAQ; from the coding sequence ATGACGATTCTTCCGGTCATCCCGATCAGCCCCGACCAGCCAGACGCGGTCAGTACCCGCCGCCGTCCGAGCATGCCCCCACGCCACCTCGCCGACCTGGACCTCGCCGGCCGCAAGAGCGCGGTGGCGAGCCTGGGCGAGCCCGCGTTCCGGGCCAAGCAGCTCTCCACCCACTACTTCGGCCGCCTGGTGCGGGACGTCTCCGAGATGACGGACCTGCCGGCCGCGACGCGCGAGCGGCTCACCGCGGACCTGCTGCCCACCCTGCTGACCCCGATCCGGGAGCAGGCGTGCGACGACGGCGCGACGCGCAAGACGCTGTGGAAGCTGCATGACGGCGCGCTCGTGGAGAGCGTCCTGATGGGCTATCCGGACCGGGTGACCGCCTGTGTGTCGAGCCAGGCCGGCTGCGGTATGGCGTGCCCGTTCTGCGCGACCGGCCAGCAGGGCCTGACCCGCAACCTGTCGGTGGCGGAGATCGTGGACCAGGTGGTCTACCTGGCCGGTGTGGCGGCGTCCGGTGCGGTCACCGGCTCCCCGCCGCGCCTGTCCCGGGTGGTCTTCATGGGGATGGGCGAGCCGCTGGCCAACTATCCGCGGGTCATCGAGGCGGTGCGGCGGCTCATCGCGCCCGCTCCGGAGGGGCTCGGGCTGTCACAACGGCACATCACCGTGTCCACGGTGGGTTTGGTGCCCGCAATGCGCCGGTTGATCGCTGAACAGCTCTCGGTGACTCTTGCGCTGTCACTGCATGCCCCCGATGATGATCTGCGCGATGAGCTTGTGCCCGTCAACCAGCGTTGGAAGGTGGCCGAGGTGCTCGATGCCGCGTTCGACTACGCGGCGCAGACCGGCCGTCGGGTTTCCATCGAATACGCCCTGATCAGGGACGTAAACGATCAGCCCTGGCGTGCCGATCTGCTGGGCCGCCTTCTGAACGGCAAGCTGGCCCATGTGAATCTCATCCCGCTCAACCCGACACCGGGCAGCAAGTGGGATGCCAGTCCCAAACCGGTCGAGCGCGAGTTCGTCCGCCGGCTGCGTGAGGCCGGCGTCGCGACGACCGTTCGCGACACCCGGGGGCGGGAGATCGACGGCGCATGCGGCCAACTGGCCGCGGGCGAGCTGACGCACGCGAGCGCAGGGGGCGCCGCAGCCGACGCGGAGGTGGCACAGTGA
- a CDS encoding M50 family metallopeptidase — protein MLFWLGCAAFALTILISVSLHELGHMITGKRFGMKVTKYFVGFGPTVFSFHRGETEYGLKLIPLGGFCKIVGMTPQDDDVAPEDQHRAMWRFPVWKRTVVMAAGSITHFMLALVGAWVMAWSIGLPNIHLPDTAEEQRAAPAMIFVGDCVPTLHSDTSPECVVGQNGAVAGPAKAAGLQTGDVITKVGTTAVANYGQLTDAIRAQPAGPASFEYVRNGQTATITVDLATAERTPLNDPKGPVSKVAVAGVNLEIDQPRVVEYSPLGAIPASGEFNWYLVENSIQAMARIPQKIPALWNSITGDERDPDTPISVVGASRIGGEAIEKGVPEVFWQVFISLNVFIGLFNLLPLLPVDGGHIAIAWFEAIRSWVYKRFRRPDPGRVDYYKLMPVTYAVILIGGAFTLLTVTADIINPITIFK, from the coding sequence ATGCTGTTCTGGCTGGGGTGCGCAGCCTTCGCGCTGACCATTCTGATCTCGGTGAGCCTGCACGAGCTGGGTCACATGATCACGGGCAAGCGCTTCGGCATGAAGGTGACGAAGTATTTCGTCGGGTTCGGCCCGACGGTGTTCTCGTTCCACCGCGGTGAGACCGAGTATGGATTGAAGCTCATCCCACTCGGTGGATTCTGCAAGATCGTCGGGATGACGCCGCAGGACGACGACGTCGCCCCGGAGGACCAGCACCGCGCCATGTGGCGGTTCCCGGTCTGGAAGCGGACCGTCGTGATGGCCGCCGGCTCGATCACCCACTTCATGCTGGCGCTGGTCGGCGCCTGGGTGATGGCCTGGAGCATCGGCCTGCCGAACATCCATCTGCCGGACACCGCGGAGGAGCAGCGTGCCGCTCCCGCGATGATCTTCGTGGGTGACTGCGTCCCCACCTTGCACTCCGACACCAGCCCCGAGTGCGTGGTCGGCCAGAACGGCGCCGTGGCGGGTCCGGCCAAGGCCGCCGGCCTCCAGACCGGCGACGTGATCACCAAGGTGGGCACCACCGCGGTGGCCAACTACGGGCAGCTCACCGACGCCATCCGCGCCCAGCCCGCCGGCCCGGCCTCGTTCGAGTACGTGCGGAACGGCCAGACCGCGACCATCACCGTCGACCTGGCCACCGCCGAACGGACCCCGCTGAACGACCCGAAGGGCCCGGTCTCCAAGGTAGCGGTCGCCGGTGTGAACCTGGAGATAGACCAGCCCAGGGTGGTCGAATACAGTCCTCTCGGCGCGATCCCCGCCTCCGGCGAGTTCAACTGGTACCTGGTGGAGAACTCGATCCAGGCGATGGCCCGGATCCCGCAGAAGATCCCCGCGCTGTGGAACTCGATCACCGGCGACGAGCGCGACCCGGACACCCCGATCAGTGTGGTCGGAGCCAGCCGGATCGGCGGCGAGGCCATCGAGAAGGGTGTGCCCGAGGTCTTCTGGCAGGTCTTCATCTCGCTGAACGTGTTCATCGGGCTGTTCAACCTGCTGCCGCTGCTGCCGGTCGACGGCGGGCACATCGCCATCGCCTGGTTCGAAGCAATTCGCTCGTGGGTCTACAAACGTTTCCGGCGGCCTGACCCAGGCCGGGTCGACTACTACAAGTTGATGCCCGTGACGTACGCGGTCATCCTCATCGGTGGTGCGTTCACCCTGTTGACCGTCACCGCCGACATCATCAACCCGATCACGATCTTCAAGTGA
- a CDS encoding DivIVA domain-containing protein, giving the protein MTSQGQRFRRRALRRGYKVDEVDAFLDRVEATLAGEQVGPPVAAQEVHDVVFRVRFGGYDEWQVDLHLDRVERQLAEFEERGGRPAPDPMRDSMRSGLTAASASGPPSMGPGPGQGFDRGGYDRGPGGMQQGQGFPPPGQGYPPGGGMQPQGMPGQGGFGGPQQPAGPAMNPAARMASPPTERLPAPVRDDRMLPPQMPQRQQQQLPPGPDPYGRYDEPTGYGQQPPQQQPPQRPGPPPGYDQGGYDQGGYDGFEPGRHGKADMTAEIRMPERDQRGGYGQMPGAPMPGSPMAMPGSPMPGAPMSGPPYGGGYGPQQPQLGPPLGEPGGELYRVDQLRRTFQPRRFGSGYDPMQVDRLFEGILQAMTGRGPMPVNENDLDMLQFGLVPNGYFEAEVDAALREVKDILLRRR; this is encoded by the coding sequence GTGACGAGTCAGGGGCAGCGTTTCCGAAGGCGTGCGCTGCGGCGTGGCTACAAGGTCGACGAGGTCGACGCCTTCCTGGACCGGGTCGAGGCGACCCTGGCCGGGGAGCAGGTCGGCCCGCCGGTGGCGGCGCAGGAGGTGCACGACGTCGTCTTCCGTGTGCGCTTCGGCGGCTATGACGAGTGGCAGGTCGACCTGCACCTCGACCGGGTGGAGCGGCAGCTCGCCGAGTTCGAGGAGCGGGGCGGGCGTCCCGCTCCGGATCCCATGCGCGACTCCATGCGCAGCGGCCTGACCGCCGCCTCCGCCTCCGGCCCCCCGTCGATGGGCCCCGGGCCCGGCCAGGGCTTCGATCGTGGCGGTTACGACCGCGGTCCCGGTGGCATGCAGCAGGGGCAGGGCTTCCCGCCCCCCGGCCAGGGTTACCCGCCGGGCGGCGGCATGCAGCCGCAGGGCATGCCCGGTCAGGGCGGCTTCGGCGGCCCGCAGCAGCCGGCCGGCCCGGCCATGAACCCGGCGGCCCGGATGGCGTCCCCGCCGACCGAGCGGCTGCCCGCACCGGTGCGTGACGACCGGATGCTGCCCCCGCAGATGCCGCAGCGGCAGCAGCAGCAGCTTCCGCCCGGCCCCGACCCGTACGGGCGGTACGACGAGCCCACCGGTTACGGCCAGCAGCCCCCGCAGCAGCAGCCTCCGCAGCGGCCCGGCCCGCCGCCCGGCTACGACCAGGGTGGTTACGACCAGGGCGGCTACGACGGTTTCGAGCCCGGCCGGCACGGCAAGGCCGACATGACCGCCGAGATCCGGATGCCCGAGCGGGACCAGCGCGGCGGTTACGGCCAGATGCCGGGCGCCCCGATGCCGGGTTCGCCGATGGCCATGCCCGGTTCGCCGATGCCGGGCGCGCCGATGAGCGGCCCGCCGTACGGCGGGGGTTACGGCCCGCAGCAGCCGCAGCTCGGCCCGCCGCTGGGTGAGCCGGGTGGCGAGCTGTACCGGGTGGACCAGTTGCGCCGCACGTTCCAGCCCCGCCGGTTCGGCAGCGGCTACGACCCGATGCAGGTGGACCGGCTGTTCGAGGGCATCCTGCAGGCGATGACCGGCCGCGGCCCGATGCCGGTGAACGAGAACGACCTCGACATGCTGCAGTTCGGTCTGGTGCCGAACGGCTACTTCGAGGCCGAGGTCGACGCCGCGCTGCGCGAGGTGAAGGACATCCTGCTGCGGCGCCGCTGA
- the dxr gene encoding 1-deoxy-D-xylulose-5-phosphate reductoisomerase: MSGMRDLVLLGSTGSIGTQAIDIVRRNPDKFRVVALGAGGGNVELLAAQALELGVEVVGVARSSVTQDLQLAFYAEAQKRGWATGDFKLPKIVAGPDAMTELAKWPCDVVLNGVVGSLGLAPTLAALESGRILALANKESLVAGGPLVRRVAKEGQIVPVDSEHSALAQCLRGGTAAEVRRLVLTASGGAFRGRRRDELTNVTPEEALKHPTWDMGPVVTINSATMVNKALEVIEAHELFGVAYDDIEVMVHPQSVLHSLVEFTDGSTLAQASPPDMRLPIALALAWPERVPQAAAAVDWTSAHNWELRPLDDEAFPAVRLAKQAGRAGRCLPAVYNAANEECVAAFVSGRLPFLGIVDTLERVLAAAPDFAEPGTVDDVLAAEAWARAQAQRTIETAAEGA, from the coding sequence ATGAGCGGTATGCGTGACCTCGTACTGCTCGGCTCCACCGGGTCCATCGGCACCCAGGCCATCGACATCGTCCGGCGCAACCCGGACAAGTTCCGGGTGGTGGCCCTCGGGGCCGGCGGCGGCAACGTCGAACTGCTCGCCGCCCAGGCACTGGAGCTGGGCGTGGAGGTGGTCGGCGTGGCCCGTTCCTCGGTCACCCAGGACCTCCAGCTCGCCTTCTACGCCGAGGCGCAGAAGCGGGGCTGGGCCACCGGCGACTTCAAACTCCCCAAGATCGTGGCCGGCCCGGACGCGATGACCGAGCTGGCCAAGTGGCCGTGCGACGTGGTGCTCAACGGCGTGGTCGGCAGCCTCGGCCTGGCGCCCACCCTGGCCGCGCTGGAGAGCGGCCGGATCCTCGCGCTCGCCAACAAGGAGTCCCTGGTCGCCGGAGGGCCGCTGGTCCGCCGCGTCGCCAAGGAGGGCCAGATCGTCCCGGTCGACTCCGAGCACTCGGCGCTCGCCCAGTGCCTGCGCGGCGGGACAGCGGCCGAGGTACGGCGGCTGGTGCTGACGGCCAGCGGCGGGGCGTTCCGGGGCCGCCGGCGCGACGAGTTGACGAACGTCACCCCGGAGGAGGCGCTGAAGCACCCGACCTGGGACATGGGCCCGGTCGTGACGATCAACTCGGCCACCATGGTGAACAAGGCGCTCGAGGTGATCGAGGCGCACGAGCTGTTCGGGGTGGCGTACGACGACATCGAGGTGATGGTGCACCCGCAGTCGGTCCTGCACTCCCTGGTCGAGTTCACCGACGGCTCGACGCTGGCCCAGGCCAGCCCGCCGGACATGCGGCTGCCGATCGCCCTGGCCCTGGCCTGGCCGGAGCGGGTGCCGCAGGCGGCGGCCGCGGTCGACTGGACGAGCGCGCACAACTGGGAGCTGCGCCCGCTGGACGACGAGGCGTTCCCGGCGGTGCGGCTGGCCAAGCAGGCCGGCCGGGCCGGGCGCTGCCTGCCGGCCGTCTACAACGCGGCGAACGAGGAGTGTGTGGCCGCTTTCGTCTCCGGTCGGCTACCTTTTCTGGGCATCGTCGACACCCTCGAGCGGGTGTTGGCGGCGGCCCCGGATTTCGCGGAGCCGGGTACCGTCGATGACGTGCTTGCCGCCGAGGCATGGGCGCGTGCCCAGGCACAGCGGACAATCGAGACTGCGGCTGAAGGAGCCTGA
- a CDS encoding GNAT family N-acetyltransferase, translated as MLTVPIRQLGEPERAAVERILDADPYAGAQIAERVAAHGLNWWRSDGRIYGYEPDRHVESIIWSGAHLVPVGATPPATAAFADLLGAEPRVCSSIIGRSEAVLDLWNRLGGNWGPARDVRPHQPLLVTNRDPVVRADPSVRLVHAGEVDQLFPAAVAMYTEEVGVSPLQDDGGRGYRRRIAELVKAKRAYAKFDGDLVVFKAELAIVTRRTTQIQGVWVHPEYRGSGIATGAMATVVADALRRVAPTVSLYVNDYNTTARRVYARCGFVSAGSFATVLF; from the coding sequence GTGTTGACGGTGCCCATTCGCCAGCTCGGTGAGCCCGAGCGCGCGGCCGTCGAGCGGATCCTCGACGCCGACCCCTACGCGGGCGCCCAGATCGCTGAGCGGGTCGCGGCACACGGCCTGAACTGGTGGCGGTCGGACGGGCGGATCTACGGCTACGAGCCGGATCGCCACGTCGAGTCGATCATCTGGTCCGGGGCGCACCTGGTGCCGGTGGGCGCGACACCGCCCGCCACGGCCGCCTTCGCCGATCTGCTGGGCGCCGAGCCACGGGTCTGCTCGTCGATCATCGGCCGCTCGGAGGCGGTGCTCGACCTGTGGAACAGGCTCGGCGGCAACTGGGGGCCGGCCCGGGATGTACGCCCCCATCAGCCGCTGCTGGTCACCAACCGGGACCCGGTGGTGCGCGCCGACCCCTCGGTCCGGCTGGTCCACGCCGGCGAGGTCGATCAGCTCTTCCCGGCCGCCGTCGCGATGTACACCGAGGAGGTCGGCGTCTCACCGTTGCAGGACGACGGTGGGCGCGGCTACCGGCGGCGGATCGCGGAGCTGGTGAAGGCGAAGCGGGCGTATGCGAAGTTCGACGGCGATCTGGTCGTCTTCAAGGCCGAGCTGGCGATCGTCACCCGGCGGACCACGCAGATCCAGGGCGTCTGGGTGCACCCGGAGTACCGCGGCAGCGGCATCGCCACGGGCGCCATGGCGACCGTCGTGGCGGACGCCCTGCGCCGGGTCGCGCCGACGGTCAGCCTCTACGTCAACGACTACAACACGACGGCCCGCCGAGTCTACGCACGCTGTGGCTTCGTCTCGGCGGGCTCGTTCGCCACTGTCCTGTTCTAG
- the ispG gene encoding flavodoxin-dependent (E)-4-hydroxy-3-methylbut-2-enyl-diphosphate synthase: MTAISLGMPAVPPPPLAPRRQSRQINVGGVLVGGGAPVSVQSMTTTLTSDVNSTLQQIAELTASGCQIVRVAVPSQDDVEALPAIAKKSQLPVIADIHFQPKYVFAAIDAGCAAVRVNPGNIRQFDDKVKEIAKAASDAGIPIRIGVNAGSLDKRLLEKYGKATAEALVESALWECSLFEEHGFRDIKISVKHNDPVVMIRAYRQLAEQCDYPLHLGVTEAGPAFQGTIKSAVAFGALLAEGIGDTIRVSLSAPPVEEIKVGNQILESLGLRERGLEIVSCPSCGRAQVDVYTLAEQVTAALDGFPVPLRVAVMGCVVNGPGEAREADLGVASGNGKGQIFVKGKVIKTVPESIIVETLVEEALRLADEMGADLPEELRDLLPGPTVTVH, from the coding sequence ATGACTGCGATCAGTCTGGGCATGCCGGCCGTTCCTCCGCCGCCGTTGGCCCCCCGTCGGCAGAGCCGCCAGATCAACGTCGGGGGAGTGCTGGTCGGCGGCGGCGCCCCGGTCAGCGTCCAGTCGATGACCACCACCCTCACCTCGGACGTCAACTCCACGCTGCAGCAGATCGCCGAGCTCACCGCGTCGGGCTGCCAGATCGTCCGGGTCGCCGTCCCGTCGCAGGACGACGTCGAGGCGCTGCCCGCGATCGCCAAGAAGTCGCAGCTCCCGGTGATCGCCGACATCCACTTCCAGCCGAAGTACGTGTTCGCCGCGATCGACGCCGGCTGCGCCGCGGTCCGGGTGAACCCGGGCAACATCCGGCAGTTCGACGACAAGGTGAAGGAGATCGCGAAGGCGGCCTCCGACGCCGGCATCCCGATCCGGATCGGCGTCAACGCCGGTTCGCTCGACAAGCGGCTGCTGGAGAAGTACGGCAAGGCCACCGCCGAGGCGCTGGTCGAGTCGGCGCTCTGGGAGTGCTCACTGTTCGAGGAGCACGGCTTCCGGGACATCAAGATCTCGGTGAAGCACAACGACCCGGTCGTCATGATCCGGGCGTACCGGCAGCTCGCCGAGCAGTGCGACTACCCGCTGCACCTCGGCGTGACCGAGGCCGGCCCGGCGTTCCAGGGCACGATCAAGTCGGCCGTGGCGTTCGGCGCCCTGCTGGCCGAGGGCATCGGCGACACCATCCGGGTGTCGCTGTCCGCCCCGCCGGTCGAGGAGATCAAGGTCGGCAACCAGATCCTGGAGTCCCTGGGTCTGCGCGAGCGTGGCCTGGAGATCGTCTCCTGCCCGTCCTGCGGCCGCGCCCAGGTCGACGTCTACACCCTCGCCGAGCAGGTCACCGCGGCTCTCGACGGGTTCCCGGTGCCGCTGCGGGTGGCCGTCATGGGTTGTGTCGTCAACGGTCCCGGTGAGGCCCGCGAGGCCGACCTCGGTGTGGCGTCCGGCAACGGCAAGGGCCAGATCTTCGTCAAGGGCAAGGTCATCAAGACCGTGCCCGAGTCGATCATCGTGGAGACCCTGGTCGAGGAGGCGCTGCGCCTCGCCGACGAGATGGGCGCCGACCTGCCCGAGGAACTGCGCGACCTGCTCCCCGGCCCGACCGTCACCGTGCACTGA
- a CDS encoding DUF2631 domain-containing protein encodes MAAEEHHEEVYAPDQLKPGNRKRAQKGAIISAAIMLLFFWGNQQGNTEKVWLAVIAVGLIAIIIGDAVLRRSGLRPSDQ; translated from the coding sequence GTGGCTGCGGAAGAACACCACGAGGAGGTCTACGCGCCCGACCAGCTGAAGCCCGGCAACCGCAAGCGGGCCCAGAAGGGCGCGATCATCTCGGCCGCCATCATGTTGCTCTTCTTCTGGGGCAACCAGCAGGGCAACACCGAGAAGGTCTGGCTCGCCGTCATCGCCGTGGGCCTGATCGCCATCATCATCGGCGACGCCGTCCTGCGCCGCAGCGGCCTCCGGCCGAGCGACCAGTAG
- a CDS encoding Rieske 2Fe-2S domain-containing protein — protein sequence MRITGTGHASMRIDTAAGSILCDPWVNPAYFASWFPFPDNSQLDWETLGDVDYLYVSHLHRDHFDAEHLKRFINKKATVLLPEYPTSQLEDELRALGFTSFLRTKSDEVHELDGGLKVMIQALISPTDGPIGDSSLWVEYDGVRVLNQNDARPADLTRFNELGHVHAHMLQFSGAIWYPMVYELPESAKTAFGKQKRERQFDRTWRYIDDLKADFVFPIAGPPCFLDDELWQFNDIHGDEGNIFPDQSVFLSEYAKVGGTNAVVQLPGSVTELTDGGTRQTTTHPMPVDEFFANKKAHLEEMRERKRPVIEAEKASWRHPEIDVLGELKKRIEPLLEESIYMAKGVGGPVRFDLVSYDGDEVESIVVDFPGKQVRAYADEKVRYRFRTQRELIEHLIFIDEGDWVNSLFLSCRFSAARIGQYNEFVYAFFKCLSEERLQYAEGWYDEHEKAVDAEDIEFGDWTVQRRCPHLKADLSRFGIVEGNVLTCQLHGWKFDLPSGRCLTGVGHKIRATKKA from the coding sequence GTGCGGATCACGGGCACCGGCCATGCGAGCATGCGGATCGACACCGCTGCCGGCAGCATTCTGTGCGATCCGTGGGTGAACCCGGCGTACTTCGCCTCCTGGTTCCCGTTCCCGGACAACTCCCAGCTGGACTGGGAGACCCTGGGCGACGTCGACTACCTGTACGTCTCCCACCTGCACCGGGACCACTTCGACGCGGAGCACCTGAAGAGGTTCATCAACAAGAAGGCCACGGTGCTCCTGCCGGAGTACCCGACCAGCCAGCTCGAGGACGAGCTGCGGGCGCTGGGCTTCACCAGCTTCCTGCGGACGAAGTCCGACGAGGTGCACGAGTTGGACGGCGGCCTGAAGGTGATGATCCAGGCGTTGATCAGCCCGACCGACGGCCCGATCGGTGACTCGTCGCTCTGGGTGGAGTACGACGGCGTCCGCGTGCTGAACCAGAACGACGCCCGGCCCGCCGACCTGACGCGGTTCAACGAGCTGGGCCACGTGCACGCGCACATGCTCCAGTTCTCCGGCGCCATCTGGTATCCGATGGTCTACGAGCTGCCGGAGAGCGCGAAGACCGCGTTCGGCAAGCAGAAGCGGGAGCGGCAGTTCGACCGCACCTGGCGTTACATCGACGACCTGAAGGCGGACTTCGTCTTCCCGATCGCCGGTCCGCCGTGCTTCCTCGACGACGAACTGTGGCAGTTCAACGACATCCACGGCGACGAGGGCAACATCTTCCCCGACCAGTCGGTGTTCCTGTCCGAGTACGCGAAGGTCGGCGGCACCAACGCGGTCGTCCAGCTGCCCGGCAGCGTGACCGAGCTGACCGACGGCGGCACGAGGCAGACCACCACGCACCCGATGCCGGTCGACGAGTTCTTCGCCAACAAGAAGGCGCACCTGGAGGAGATGCGGGAGCGTAAGCGCCCGGTCATCGAGGCCGAGAAGGCGTCCTGGCGGCACCCGGAGATCGACGTCCTCGGCGAGCTGAAGAAGCGGATCGAGCCGTTGCTCGAGGAGTCGATCTACATGGCCAAGGGCGTGGGCGGCCCGGTCCGCTTCGACCTGGTCTCCTACGACGGCGACGAGGTCGAGTCGATCGTGGTGGACTTCCCGGGCAAGCAGGTCCGGGCGTACGCCGACGAGAAGGTCCGCTACCGCTTCCGCACCCAGCGCGAGCTGATCGAGCACCTCATCTTCATCGACGAGGGCGACTGGGTGAACTCGCTGTTCCTGTCCTGCCGCTTCTCGGCGGCCCGGATCGGCCAGTACAACGAGTTCGTCTACGCGTTCTTCAAGTGCCTCTCCGAGGAGCGCCTCCAGTACGCCGAGGGCTGGTACGACGAGCACGAGAAGGCCGTCGACGCCGAGGACATCGAGTTCGGCGACTGGACCGTGCAGCGCCGCTGCCCGCACCTGAAGGCCGACCTGTCCCGGTTCGGCATCGTCGAGGGCAACGTGCTGACCTGCCAGCTGCACGGCTGGAAGTTCGACCTGCCGAGTGGCCGCTGCCTCACCGGCGTCGGCCACAAGATCAGGGCGACCAAGAAGGCCTAA